A single window of Flavobacteriales bacterium DNA harbors:
- the ubiE gene encoding bifunctional demethylmenaquinone methyltransferase/2-methoxy-6-polyprenyl-1,4-benzoquinol methylase UbiE translates to MFDSISPRYDFLNHVLSMGIDIRWRNKALKHLKPVAPKQILDVATGTGDFAIQALDLHPDKVTGIDISNGMLEVGREKINKKGLSDRIELLEGDSENIPFDSNTFDAVTVAFGVRNFEHLDKGLADIHRVLKPGGRAVVLEFSNPTTFPVKQLYRFYSSTILPWVGKKISKHDAAYAYLPESVRAFPEGDRFLDVMRSVGFSKVNCVRLSFGIASIYTGDK, encoded by the coding sequence ATGTTCGATAGCATCTCGCCCAGGTACGATTTTCTGAACCATGTGCTCTCCATGGGCATCGACATCCGCTGGCGCAACAAAGCTTTGAAGCACCTGAAGCCAGTGGCGCCGAAACAGATCCTGGATGTGGCCACTGGTACGGGCGACTTCGCCATACAGGCGCTGGACCTGCATCCCGATAAGGTGACCGGCATCGATATCTCCAACGGGATGCTGGAAGTGGGAAGGGAAAAGATCAACAAAAAAGGATTGTCGGACCGCATTGAATTGCTGGAAGGCGATTCCGAAAATATCCCCTTTGACAGCAATACTTTCGACGCGGTCACCGTTGCTTTTGGCGTGAGGAACTTCGAACATCTCGACAAAGGATTGGCTGATATCCACCGCGTATTGAAACCGGGCGGAAGGGCTGTGGTGCTTGAATTTTCAAATCCCACCACCTTCCCGGTCAAACAACTCTACCGGTTTTATTCCTCAACCATCCTGCCCTGGGTCGGTAAAAAGATTTCCAAACACGATGCTGCCTATGCATACCTGCCGGAATCGGTCAGGGCTTTCCCCGAAGGCGACCGTTTTCTGGATGTGATGCGCAGCGTGGGATTCTCAAAAGTGAACTGCGTTCGTCTTTCATTCGGCATCGCTTCCATTTATACCGGAGATAAATAA
- a CDS encoding PorT family protein, protein MNRIRHTALAMLCLVCLCVSVQAQKQTVKFLSTYDNQQLHFGFLLGINSANFIVKTSPDIASLDSVLSVEPYAQSGFSLGIVSDLRMNQHMNLRFLPTLSFAERGLTYRVRSTKQNAIIEQKKNVESTFLMFPFNVKYRAARLNNYRVYLVAGATYMLDLASQEGADQNLKPEEIFVRIHKSDLLFEVGMGIDFYLEFFKFTPEIKMGFGIPDLLVHEDQIYSQAIRVLRSKMVMFTFYFE, encoded by the coding sequence TTGAACCGCATCCGACATACGGCGCTTGCCATGTTATGCCTCGTGTGCCTCTGTGTAAGCGTGCAGGCACAGAAGCAAACCGTTAAATTCCTGTCGACTTATGACAACCAGCAGTTGCATTTCGGTTTTCTGCTCGGAATCAACAGTGCCAATTTCATCGTCAAAACTTCACCCGACATTGCCAGTCTGGATTCGGTGCTATCGGTAGAGCCATATGCGCAGTCGGGATTTTCCCTCGGCATCGTTTCCGATCTTCGGATGAACCAGCACATGAACCTGCGGTTTCTGCCCACACTTTCTTTTGCCGAACGCGGACTTACATACAGGGTTCGTTCCACCAAGCAAAATGCCATCATTGAGCAGAAGAAAAATGTGGAAAGTACATTCCTGATGTTTCCGTTCAATGTCAAATACCGCGCAGCCAGGCTGAATAACTACCGTGTGTACCTGGTGGCGGGTGCCACTTATATGCTTGACCTGGCATCACAGGAAGGTGCCGACCAGAACCTGAAGCCCGAAGAAATATTTGTGAGGATCCACAAAAGTGACCTGTTGTTTGAAGTGGGCATGGGCATCGACTTCTACCTTGAATTTTTCAAATTCACCCCTGAAATCAAAATGGGTTTCGGGATTCCCGATCTGCTGGTACACGAAGACCAGATTTACTCGCAGGCCATTCGTGTGCTGCGGTCCAAGATGGTGATGTTCACTTTCTATTTCGAGTAA
- a CDS encoding RNA methyltransferase, translating to MKSLSKAQIKWIRSLHTKKGRAASACFMVEGHKAVAEALASGVPLKLIAGSEEILATMGPEQPFFHTATSDQLATVSALSTPPGIVAVAEIPQTDFSPEMIRGRTAFICDGIRDPGNLGTLVRTADWFGHPCMICSPDCADLFNPKTVQSTMGSVFRVPVFYMDLQPLMKLFRESHSPIWATTLDGDNLFDRQDIAPGLILLGSESHGLKPELAKEATGSLRIPGGTRGTESLNVAMAGSILAAEFHRLTRNRK from the coding sequence ATGAAATCGCTCAGCAAAGCACAAATCAAATGGATCCGTTCCCTCCATACCAAGAAGGGACGGGCAGCATCTGCCTGCTTCATGGTGGAAGGACACAAGGCCGTGGCAGAAGCACTGGCCTCGGGTGTTCCCCTCAAGCTGATAGCAGGATCGGAAGAAATCCTTGCCACCATGGGGCCAGAACAACCCTTTTTCCATACCGCCACATCCGACCAACTCGCCACCGTCTCTGCATTGAGCACACCGCCCGGCATCGTTGCAGTGGCAGAAATTCCCCAGACCGATTTTTCACCGGAGATGATACGCGGGCGCACCGCTTTCATATGTGACGGCATCCGTGACCCCGGCAACCTGGGCACACTGGTGCGTACAGCCGACTGGTTCGGGCATCCCTGCATGATCTGCTCGCCCGACTGTGCCGATCTGTTCAATCCCAAAACAGTTCAGTCAACCATGGGTTCCGTCTTCCGGGTGCCGGTTTTTTATATGGACCTGCAACCTTTGATGAAACTCTTTCGTGAAAGCCATAGTCCCATCTGGGCCACCACCCTGGATGGCGACAACCTGTTTGACCGGCAGGACATCGCGCCAGGCCTCATTCTCCTGGGCAGTGAATCTCATGGATTGAAACCGGAACTCGCAAAAGAGGCCACTGGTTCATTACGAATTCCCGGCGGAACCCGTGGAACGGAAAGCCTGAATGTAGCCATGGCCGGCAGCATCCTTGCCGCCGAATTCCACCGACTTACTCGAAATAGAAAGTGA
- a CDS encoding BamA/TamA family outer membrane protein, whose product MTTLPNQISFRRFAWMPILLLTLAGCSITRHLPEGSSLLVKNQVTVEGAPEIDKEALQSLIKQKPNRKILGLFRFHLAVYQAAGSKKETKMRKFMRNTIGEEPVLLDSMLTERTSRQLQLYMRSKGFFNAEVKDTVTFRKRHMQRKQRRKSLVHYMVTAGKPYTIRNVMYDIADPVLKGIVAGERESRTLLKTGNRYDVDVLHAERKWINAELRNRGYYTIAQDYIYFKVDSTVGNRQVDLFLGIKDFTRKSGDSLVTVFHHPYTIGNIFVYPRYKLLQQGQVNPDTTYTQQADFLHTGPMEFKPEALLRCIFLEKGSLYQEKNSDNTYRRLASLGQFKFVDVAFVPAADSGYVLNSFIRLTPSPLQSVSLETEGTHSGGNLGIAGNLVYRHRNAFHGAEILEVKFKGALEAQKSLNLQNDSITRDKSPFNTVEFGPEVTLQIPKFLVPFRYEHVSQYFNPRTTIQVSYFFQRRADYLRRIGKVALGYKWRESSTKTHILTPVDFNYVKVHLEPAALEVLESRQNIFLLNSYQDHLTLGSSYSFIFNNQEKSDARHFSFFRADAKIAGNILRGIYNLGSSVDTGDGYTLLGVRFAQYARMHLDYRHYFTLRHDDQLVLRLSGGVGAPYGNLMVLPLEESFFGGGANGMRAWKVRSLGPGSYSGISNFDQTGDIRIEANAEYRFGIIKSLKGALFADAGNIWLMRKDDARPGGEFTGSFYKDLALGIGTGLRFDFTFFIIRLDMGLKTIDPAFDYGERFTLQRLFDRTWKDNYFNSNGQRYPFANVNLGIGYPF is encoded by the coding sequence ATGACAACCCTGCCCAACCAAATATCTTTCCGGCGATTCGCATGGATGCCGATCCTGTTGCTGACGCTGGCAGGGTGCAGCATTACCAGGCATTTGCCCGAAGGCAGTTCATTGCTTGTGAAAAATCAAGTAACCGTGGAAGGCGCTCCGGAAATCGATAAGGAGGCGCTGCAATCCCTTATCAAGCAAAAGCCGAACCGAAAGATCCTGGGGTTGTTTCGGTTTCACCTGGCCGTTTACCAGGCTGCCGGATCAAAGAAGGAAACCAAGATGAGAAAGTTCATGCGGAACACCATCGGGGAAGAACCGGTGCTGCTCGATAGCATGTTAACCGAACGTACCTCCCGGCAACTGCAGCTGTACATGCGAAGCAAAGGTTTCTTCAATGCCGAAGTGAAAGACACGGTGACCTTCAGAAAAAGGCATATGCAAAGGAAGCAGCGCCGGAAATCGTTGGTGCATTATATGGTTACGGCCGGTAAGCCGTACACCATTCGCAATGTGATGTATGATATCGCGGATCCGGTGTTGAAAGGCATCGTGGCAGGTGAGAGGGAGTCGCGAACGCTGTTGAAAACAGGCAACCGGTACGACGTGGATGTGTTGCATGCGGAAAGGAAGTGGATCAATGCTGAACTCAGGAATCGGGGCTACTATACCATCGCCCAGGATTATATTTATTTTAAGGTGGACAGTACGGTGGGCAACCGCCAGGTGGATCTGTTCCTCGGGATCAAAGACTTCACCCGCAAATCGGGCGATTCCCTTGTAACGGTTTTTCACCATCCCTATACCATCGGGAATATATTTGTGTACCCCCGGTACAAGCTGCTGCAGCAAGGTCAGGTAAATCCTGATACGACGTATACCCAACAGGCGGACTTCCTGCATACCGGCCCGATGGAGTTCAAACCGGAGGCCCTTCTTCGCTGCATCTTCCTTGAAAAGGGTTCCCTTTATCAGGAAAAGAATTCTGACAATACCTACCGCCGGTTGGCTTCTTTGGGGCAATTCAAGTTTGTGGATGTGGCGTTCGTTCCCGCAGCCGACAGCGGCTATGTGCTGAACAGCTTCATTCGCCTGACGCCGTCGCCCCTGCAATCGGTTTCTTTGGAAACGGAAGGAACCCACTCGGGCGGCAACCTGGGCATCGCCGGCAACCTGGTGTACCGCCACCGGAACGCCTTCCACGGGGCCGAGATCCTGGAGGTGAAGTTCAAAGGCGCGCTCGAAGCGCAGAAGTCGCTGAACCTGCAGAACGACAGCATTACGCGCGACAAGTCGCCTTTCAATACGGTGGAGTTCGGGCCGGAAGTGACCCTGCAGATCCCCAAATTTTTGGTGCCATTCAGGTACGAGCATGTTTCGCAATACTTCAACCCCCGCACCACCATACAGGTGTCGTACTTCTTCCAGCGCCGTGCCGATTACCTCCGCCGCATCGGAAAAGTGGCGCTGGGTTATAAATGGAGGGAGTCGTCCACAAAAACCCATATACTCACGCCGGTGGATTTCAACTATGTGAAAGTACACCTTGAACCCGCCGCACTCGAAGTGCTGGAAAGCCGCCAGAACATTTTCCTGCTGAACAGCTACCAGGACCACCTTACCCTCGGAAGTAGCTACAGCTTCATCTTCAACAACCAGGAAAAGTCCGATGCCCGCCATTTCTCATTTTTCAGGGCCGATGCGAAGATCGCCGGGAACATACTTCGGGGAATCTATAACCTCGGAAGCAGCGTGGATACCGGTGATGGTTATACATTGCTCGGGGTGCGGTTCGCACAGTATGCCCGCATGCACCTGGACTACCGGCATTATTTTACCCTGCGCCACGATGACCAACTGGTGCTTCGGCTGAGCGGGGGAGTGGGCGCTCCGTATGGCAACCTGATGGTGTTGCCGTTGGAAGAAAGCTTTTTCGGAGGCGGCGCCAACGGCATGCGTGCCTGGAAGGTGCGTTCGCTGGGACCCGGTAGCTACAGCGGTATCAGTAACTTCGACCAGACAGGTGATATCCGCATAGAAGCCAATGCAGAGTATAGGTTCGGGATCATCAAGTCGTTAAAAGGAGCCCTCTTCGCCGATGCGGGCAACATCTGGCTGATGCGGAAAGATGATGCCCGTCCGGGAGGCGAATTCACCGGCTCATTCTACAAAGACCTCGCACTTGGCATTGGAACCGGCCTCCGGTTCGATTTTACCTTCTTCATCATCCGCCTCGACATGGGCCTGAAAAC